atttttattcaaaacatcCAAAGCATGTAATGAGAATTGACCTAGTTATtgaaactttaattttattggAATTATCAAACCGTGTAAAGGATCCTTAAATGCAagtaaaattttggatatagtCGATATGTTGCACACTGGCTTGTCGCCGTACCGAATTTGTTCGGAAGtaagaagaagtttttcaagatgaaaaaactttattaaactaTTAGCTTCATTCGCTTAATCTTCTAAAAGATaaggaattgcctacgtaccccgaagTGGGAATCAAGCCAACTGTAGTTCgtgttacaaataaaaaataaatggagTTCGGATTCCCGAAAACTCCTAGACAGAGTCGTAACAACAGCTTAGCTGTAGTAACGTTTCAAGTGGACCGTgttccacgagtttttgatTCGTTCCCTGGCCATTGTTACGAGTTCATAAACACCCGGACGAACTGCTCTAGATATGAGGTATGGACCTTCCCATCGAGCGCCGAGTTTACCGGCGTTTACTTCCTTGGTGTTCTCGAAGACTTCTCGCAGAACCAGATCACCTTCGTTAAAACGCCGCTGACGAACAGTCTTATTGTAGTATCGAGCCGCTGCATCTTGGTAGTGTTGCATCCGAACTAGAGCTTTGTCACGCAGTTCTTCGGCAAGATCGTTGTGGTCGATCAGCATCTCATTGTTAAGTTTGGGATTATCGACCATCATAGTGCGACGAAGTGTCAGGACTCCTGCTTCAGCCGGGGCAAGTGCTTCGAGACCATATGCGAGGGAGAAAGGGGACTGTCCCGTGCGCCGCCGCGGAGTTGTGCGGTATGACCACCGCACGCCATCGAGGTGATCTGCCCACGCTCCTTTCCTTCGACCGAGCCGTTTTTTGAGCCCATCGACGATCGACTTATTCGTGGCTTCAGCTTGACCATTGCCTTGCGGGTATCGAGGAGTCGAAGTGCTGAGACGGATTTACCATTTCGTCAGGAAGCGTCTGGTGATCATCGAAGTGAATTGGGTACCGTTGTCGGTGACAATCTCGTATGGGAGTCCGTGgcgacatatgatgttcttccatatGAAATTGGTCACGTCTAAGGATTGAATCCTTGTGAAAGATTCTGCCTCCACCCACTTGGTGAAGTAAACGGTCAGCACTAGGACATACTTCTTGGATTTGGATGCCGGCAAAGGTCCTATGGCATCCATGGCCCAGCACATAAATGGATACGGAGCAGTGACGGTGTTTAATAGTTCGGGCGGGACGTGTCGCATGGGTCCATGGCGCTGACAAGCTTCGCATTTGGCCGCGAAAGTTTCACAATCGGCCATCATGGTAGGCCAATAGTGTCCGtcctttttgattttgagagcAAGTGCGCGTCCGCCAGAATGGTTGCCACCCTCGCCTTCATGCACTTCCATCATGATACGTTCGGCCTCGTCCCGAGTAACACAGGTAAGGAACACTCCCGAAGCACTCCGGCGAAATAGTTCCCCGTCCAACAGGATGTACCTGGCACTTCGAGCCTTAAGTCGTCGAGCTGCCCATCGGTCTGCCGGGACGGTGCCATCGGAGATGTAAAGTTTGATCTCGGTTTGCCAATCTTCGGGAGGCTTGACGATGTCCGCCATATCTTCTATCGGCTCGTCGACTTNCCCCTCGGCGACCTCTGCCTCCACGGGCGCTTTTTGGCTGATAAGTAGCTTCGACCTTGCCGGAGAGATACTTCGCGTACAGGTAGTTCTTCAGGTGGACGCACTCTTGTGTGGAGTGACCGGGGTACATGTGAAAATCGCAGTAGAGTTCCTTCAGGTCGGATGGCTGCTTTTCTTGATCGTCCACCTCGGAGACTGCGTGGATGACGCCCTTTTTGCGATCCTGGGGTTCATGGTGCTTGCGGGGTTCGTGGTGTTCGACCCGATGGTTGTTCGTCATGGGTTTTTGCGGCTATTCGggcttcctcctcctcgtccAGTGCGAATATGGAGGCTCGATGCACCGCGTCATCGAGGTCTTTGGGTTCCTGGATGTTGAGGTCCTTTCGTAACGGTGATCCAGGGATCAGGCCCTTTCTGAAGGCTGCCATTGCTGCATCCTCCGGGACGTTGACCTTTGTCAGCTTCTCCTTGAACATGTTCAAGAAGCTGGCGATGGGTTCTCCCCGTTCCTGGGCCATCTCCCATAGATCTGAACTTGTCACGCCTCGTTCAATGAGGATTCGGTAGTTCTTGAGGAAGGCCTTAGATAAGTCGTCAAAGTTGTCGATCGAGTTCGGCTCGAGCATTGTGAACCATACCAAGGCAGGGCCGGAAAGGCTATCTACGAATAGCTGACAGCAACCGGCGTCTGTTCGTCGGTGAATCCTGCCTTTGACATGGTTGCCATGAAGGATGTCATGAACTGGACCGGATCTTTGTCTCCCTGGTAGATCGGAAGCTTCAGCTTGACGTTCGGTATGGCAGCCCGTGCTATCCGTTGAGTGAATGGTGACTGCCGAGTTACTTCGACAATCCTATCGATCTCGGGGGCCGTGCTGATAGCTCGATGGAGGAGCGTGTTCATGCCGCTAATCTGTGACTTGATTTCTTCGAGTTCGAAGCAAGGTCCGGAGTTCGCAAGGCGGGTGACCGGGGCGGCCGAGATCTCGTGTATCCGTAAATTCGGATTCGTCGGTCGAATGCTCGACGTTGTTTGAGGGGGAGGATTCCTCTGCTCGAATTGTGCGTCCGAAAAGTCGAGACGACGAGTGAGACCGCCCAAGTTGAGTGCTGGCGATTGTCCGTCAGAGATCNATTCCCGAAAACTCCTAGACAGAGTCGTAACAACAGCTTAGCTGTAGTAACGTTTCAAGTGGACCGTgttccacgagtttttgatTCGTTCCCTGGCCATTGTTACGAGTTCATAAACACCCGGACGAACTGCTCTAGATATGAGGTATGGACCTTCCCATCGAGCGCCGAGTTTACCGGCGTTTACTTCCTTGGTGTTCTCGAAGACTTCTCGCAGAACCAGATCACCTTCGTTAAAACGCCGCTGACGAACAGTCTTATTGTAGTATCGAGCCGCTGCATCTTGGTAGTGTTGCATCCGAACTAGAGCTTTGTCACGCAGTTCTTCGGCAAGATCGTTGTGGTCGATCAGCATCTCATTGTTAAGTTTGGGATTATCGACCATCATAGTGCGACGAAGTGTCAGGACTCCTGCTTCAGCCGGGGCAAGTGCTTCGAGACCATATGCGAGGGAGAAAGGGGACTGTCCCGTGCGCCGCCGCGGAGTTGTGCGGTATGACCACCGCACGCCATCGAGGTGATCTGCCCACGCTCCTTTCCTTCGACCGAGCCGTTTTTTGAGCCCATCGACGATCGACTTATTCGTGGCTTCAGCTTGACCATTGCCTTGCGGGTATCGAGGAGTCGAAGTGCTGAGACGGATTTACCATTTCGTCAGGAAGCGTCTGGTGATCATCGAAGTGAATTGGGTACCGTTGTCGGTGACAATCTCGTATGGGAGTCCGTGgcgacatatgatgttcttccatatGAAATTGGTCACGTCTAAGGATTGAATCCTTGTGAAAGATTCTGCCTCCACCCACTTGGTGAAGTAAACGGTCAGCACTAGGACATACTTCTTGGATTTGGATGCCGGCAAAGGTCCTATGGCATCCATGGCCCAGCACATAAATGGATACGGAGCAGTGACGGTGTTTAATAGTTCGGGCGGGACGTGTCGCATGGGTCCATGGCGCTGACAAGCTTCGCATTTGGCCGCGAAAGTTTCACAATCGGCCATCATGGTAGGCCAATAGTGTCCGtcctttttgattttgagagcAAGTGCGCGTCCGCCAGAATGGTTGCCACCCTCGCCTTCATGCACTTCCATCATGATACGTTCGGCCTCGTCCCGAGTAACACAGGTAAGGAACACTCCCGAAGCACTCCGGCGAAATAGTTCCCCGTCCAACAGGATGTACCTGGCACTTCGAGCCTTAAGTCGTCGAGCTGCCCATCGGTCTGCCGGGACGGTGCCATCGGAGATGTAAAGTTTGATCTCGGTTTGCCAATCTTCGGGAGGCTTGACGATGTCCGCCATATCTTCTATCGGCTCGTCGACTTCCATCGGGATTGGGTCGTCGTTGATGAGGGCGATCTGGCTGTCCGGATCAATGCTGGGAGCCTCGATGCATTCAATGGGAATGGTACACCGTAACTCGGGGTCGGAGCGGTTCGCCAGAGCTGCGAGGGCGTCGGCTGATGCGTTTTCGTTCCGTGGAACCTTCGTCAGAGAAAAAGACGTAAATTCGCCGGATAGCGTGCGGACCAACTGTCGATATGCTCCCATTCGCTTGTTTTTGGTGTCGAATTCGCCGCTGAATTGACTGACTACGAGTTGGGAGTCACAGAAGACCTGCAGGTGTTTGACTCCAAGTCCCTGGGCTAGCCGGAGTCCTACGAGAACGGCCTCGTACTCGGTTTCGTTGTTCGATGCTTTGAAATTGAGCTTTAACGCCTGCTCGAGGATTTCTCCGGTGGGGGATCGGAGTATGAGTCCGACCCTGGATCCTTGATTTGTTGACGAACCGTCGACGAACATTGTCCATTGCTCCACCGCGGGAGTGGGATCGTCAAGCTCGGGCGACAGTTCGGTGATGAAGTCAGCCAGAACTTGTGACTTCAGACTTGGGCGAGAACGGtattcgatgtcgtactcgctgagCTCGACCGCCCATTTCGCCATGCGTCCGGATTGGAGGGGGCTATGAAGGATGGTTCGGAGTGGTTGTTCGGTAAACACGACGATAGAGTGCGATTGAAAATAGGGTCGCAGTTTCCGTGCTGCAACGATCTTTGCAAGGGCCAGTTTCTCCAGCGTGGAGTATTACGATTCCGCGTCGTTTAGCGCTTTGCTTGTGTAGAAAATGGGCTTCTGGTCTCCGCGGTCGTCTCGGACTAGTACCCCGCTAACTGCCGAACTGGAAACCGAAACATAAAGATATAGTGTTTCTCCGTCCTCCGGTTTGACTAAAACTGGGTGACAGGTGAGATATTCCTTCAACTGACGAAAGGCGATCTCGCATTCCTCGTCCCAATGGATATTCTTATTCCCGCGAAGAAGTTGGTAAAAGGGGAGGCACTTGTCCGTTGAGCAAGCGATAAAACGATTTAGAGCAGCGATCCGGCCAGTCAGGCGTTGTACTTCTCGCTTGTTGGTCGGTGACGGGAGTCCTAGTATAGCTTCGATCTGCTTAGGATTTGCCTCTATTCCCCGTAGAGTCACGATGTACCCCAAGAATTCCCCGGAAGTTACTCCGAATGTACACTTCGTCGGGTTTAGTTTCATCTGGAATTGATCCAAGATGTCGAAACATTCTGCCAGATGTTGGACGTGCTGTTCTGCGATCAGAGATTGGACCAGCATGTCGTCTATATAGACCTCTATGGTTTTACCGAGCAGATCTGCGAACATCATGTTTACCAAGCGCTGGTAGGTTGCTACGGCGTTTTTCAATCCGAACGGCATCACTTTGTAGCAGTAGGTCCCCCTATCTGTGATGAATGCCGTTTTCTCGCGGTCAGCTGAGCTCATGGCGATCTGGTTGTAGCCTAAAAAAGCATCCATAAATGAAAGCAGCTGGTTTCCAACCGTGGCTTCGACGAGACGATCTATGTGCGGCAGAGGAAAGCTGTCCTTAGGGCAAGTtttgttgagatcggtgaaGTCCATGCAAACTCTCCACttgccgtttttctttttgaccaccaCCGGGTTAGCCAGCCAATCAGGGTACTGGACTTCCATGATTTGATCCGCCTTGAGTAGTCGTTCAACTTCGTCCTAGACTGCCTTGGCTCGATCCGGGCCCAAGCGCCTGCGCTTCTGTCTGATCGGCTTGGACGTGGGGTCGATATTGAGCTTGTGGCACATGACTTCGGGGCTTATCCCGACCATGTCCTTTGTTGACCAGGCGAATGTGGAAGCCCGAGATTGCAGGAAAGCGATCAGCTTAGTCTTTATGCTTTCATCGAGTTCGGCCCCGATACCGACAGTTCGCGAGGGGTCGGAAGGATCAATATTCGCCTGTAGGATCCGACACTCCGGAGACTTGAGGCGATCCCGCTCTGGCTTTCGGGGACCGGTGAGATGGTCCccgctctgtaattgctatgcggCCTccgtcttcctctgcttcttttcgATAACAGAGCAGGCTCGGGCCACCCTCTGGTCGCCGTAAAGTGTGCCAATTCCTGTAGGAGTtgggaatttgaggcagaggtgataggtcgatggtacggcctgcatcgcatATATCCACGGTACCCCCAAAATAGCGTTGTAGATTGGTGGTGCATCAACGACTGCGAATTTAGTCTTCCGGGTCACTTCGCCGGCTCGCACTTGTAGTTTTACGTCTCCCATCGACATCTTGGCGACCCCGTCATAGCCCGTCAGCGTTTGAGTTTCGGGTTTTAGTTGGTTTGGTGTGACGCCCATTTTTTCTAACGTTTGCCAGCAGAGTACATTGACGGTGCTCCCAGTGTCAATCAGGACTCGTTCGACGTCGAAGTCGCCCATCGAGACTTCGATAACCAAAGGGTCTGAATGGGGGTGTTGGATCCCTTTGGCGTCATCCGAAGTGAATGATATCGGGTCCTTGCAGAGTGAAGGCTCGCTCGGAGCAGTTTGAAGGGCGCAAACTTGTCGTGCCCTCTTCTTTAGTGCGCGAACAGAGTCTGCGCAGTCCTCTGGTGGACAAAGTATCATGGTTATTCGTCCACGGGGAGGGGAATTGACCCGCTCCGGGTTTTGTCCCCTCTGTCGTTTCGGAGGGCCAGGCAGTTCGTCTGCTTGGGGCGCCTCCTCCTGATGATTCACGGGTGCTTGGTTGACCGGCTGTTGGACTGCGTTGGGTAGTCCGTCGTAGCCCCGTCTGCCGACTGCACCACAGCCTCGGTTAGATCGTCCTCCGCGCCATCCCCCTCGGCGACCTCTGCCTCCACGGGCGCTTTTTGGCTGATAAGTAGCTTCGACCTTGCCGGAGAGATACTTCGCGTACAGGTAGTTCTTCAGGTGGACGCACTCTTGTGTGGAGTGACCGGGGTACATGTGAAAATCGCAGTAGAGTTCCTTCAGGTCGGATGGCTGCTTTTCTTGATCGTCCACCTCGGAGACTGCGTGGATGACGCCCTTTTTGCGATCCTGGGGTTCATGGTGCTTGCGGGGTTCGTGGTGTTCGACCCGATGGTTGTTCGTCATGGGTTTTTGCGGCTATTCGggcttcctcctcctcgtccAGTGCGAATATGGAGGCTCGATGCACCGCGTCATCGAGGTCTTTGGGTTCCTGGATGTTGAGGTCCTTTCGTAACGGTGATCCAGGGATCAGGCCCTTTCTGAAGGCTGCCATTGCTGCATCCTCCGGGACGTTGACCTTTGTCAGCTTCTCCTTGAACATGTTCAAGAAGCTGGCGATGGGTTCTCCCCGTTCCTGGGCCATCTCCCATAGATCTGAACTTGTCACGCCTCGTTCAATGAGGATTCGGTAGTTCTTGAGGAAGGCCTTAGATAAGTCGTCAAAGTTGTCGATCGAGTTCGGCTCGAGCATTGTGAACCATACCAAGGCAGGGCCGGAAAGGCTATCTACGAATAGCTGACAGCAACCGGCGTCTGTTCGTCGGTGAATCCTGCCTTTGACATGGTTGCCATGAAGGATGTCATGAACTGGACCGGATCTTTGTCTCCCTGGTAGATCGGAAGCTTCAGCTTGACGTTCGGTATGGCAGCCCGTGCTATCCGTTGAGTGAATGGTGACTGCCGAGTTACTTCGACAATCCTATCGATCTCGGGGGCCGTGCTGATAGCTCGATGGAGGAGCGTGTTCATGCCGCTAATCTGTGACTTGATTTCTTCGAGTTCGAAGCAAGGTCCGGAGTTCGCAAGGCGGGTGACCGGGGCGGCCGAGATCTCGTGTATCCGTAAATTCGGATTCGTCGGTCGAATGCTCGACGTTGTTTGAGGGGGAGGATTCCTCTGCTCGAATTGTGCGTCCGAAAAGTCGAGACGACGAGTGAGACCGCCCAAGTTGAGTGCTGGCGATTGTCCGTCAGAGATCTGTGATGGGGTTGTTTGGGTTACAACGGCGTCAACTCTGCGGTTGGTgtcggagatcatctggtagatctctTTCGTCATGGTGCCGAACAAGATTCTGAAGTCCTCCATGGAAACGACCTACGGATTCTGGACCGCTGGCGTGGTATGAACGGGGAGGTTCCCGTTCTGTGCGCCGATTTGCTGCTCCGTTGTGCGAGCATCCGCCTCGTTATGGGTTTGTTCATCAGAAGGCTCCGTGTCGAGGTTGACTAGCTCTTCGAGAGTTCGTCCTGCACCCTGGCTGGTTTCCCCTTCAGATCTGACCCCGAATGGGAGTTCGGTGGAGGTTCCGGCCAGGTTTGCCGTTGTGTTGACGCGATGACGAGAGTACACGGCAGTGACAGGCCTAGTCGATGCGCCACCCAGTGTCGCGATGTCATCCTGAGAAGGCGTGATGCCCGTGAGATCGGGCGTGCGGTTTGCNTTCTTGGATTTGGATGCCGGCAAAGGTCCTATGGCATCCATGGCCCAGCACATAAATGGATACGGAGCAGTGACGGTGTTTAATAGTTCGGGCGGGACGTGTCGCATGGGTCCATGGCGCTGACAAGCTTCGCATTTGGCCGCGAAAGTTTCACAATCGGCCATCATGGTAGGCCAATAGTGTCCGtcctttttgattttgagagcAAGTGCGCGTCCGCCAGAATGGTTGCCACCCTCGCCTTCATGCACTTCCATCATGATACGTTCGGCCTCGTCCCGAGTAACACAGGTAAGGAACACTCCCGAAGCACTCCGGCGAAATAGTTCCCCGTCCAACAGGATGTACCTGGCACTTCGAGCCTTAAGTCGTCGAGCTGCCCATCGGTCTGCCGGGACGGTGCCATCGGAGATGTAAAGTTTGATCTCGGTTTGCCAATCTTCGGGAGGCTTGACGATGTCCGCCATATCTTCTATCGGCTCGTCGACTTCCATCGGGATTGGGTCGTCGTTGATGAGGGCGATCTGGCTGTCCGGATCAATGCTGGGAGCCTCGATGCATTCAATGGGAATGGTACACCGTAACTCGGGGTCGGAGCGGTTCGCCAGAGCTGCGAGGGCGTCGGCTGATGCGTTTTCGTTCCGTGGAACCTTCGTCAGAGAAAAAGACGTAAATTCGCCGGATAGCGTGCGGACCAACTGTCGATATGCTCCCATTCGCTTGTTTTTGGTGTCGAATTCGCCGCTGAATTGACTGACTACGAGTTGGGAGTCACAGAAGACCTGCAGGTGTTTGACTCCAAGTCCCTGGGCTAGCCGGAGTCCTACGAGAACGACCTCGTACTCGGTCTCGTTGTTCGACGCTTTGAAATTGAGCTTTAACGCCTGCTCGAGGATTTCTCCGGTGGGGGATCGGAGTATGAGTCCGACCCCGGATCCTTGGTTTGTTGACGAACCGTTGACGAACATTGTCCATTGCTCCACCGCGGGGGTGGGGTCGTCAAGCTCGGGCGACAGTTTNCGGCCGCCGCACCGAAGTGGACGtcggttccttcttctccaagactACGTTTCATCCGAACTGATTCCTGGTGACCTAATTGATCCATTAACCGGATTTCCGGTTAAGTAANTCAGACTTGGGCGAGAACGGtattcgatgtcgtactcgctgagCTCGACGCCCATTTCGCCATGCGTCCGGATTGGAGAGGGCTATGAAGGATGGTTCGGAGTGGTTGATCAGTAAATACGACGATAGAGTGTGACTGAAAATAGGGTCGTAGTTTCCGTGCTGCGACGATCACTGCAAGGGCCAGTTTCTCCAGC
The Camelina sativa cultivar DH55 chromosome 15, Cs, whole genome shotgun sequence DNA segment above includes these coding regions:
- the LOC104748943 gene encoding uncharacterized protein LOC104748943, translating into MAKWAVELSEYDIEYRSRPSLKSQVLADFITELSPELDDPTPAVEQWTMFVDGSSTNQGSRVGLILRSPTGEILEQALKLNFKASNNETEYEAVLVGLRLAQGLGVKHLQVFCDSQLVVSQFSGEFDTKNKRMGAYRQLVRTLSGEFTSFSLTKVPRNENASADALAALANRSDPELRCTIPIECIEAPSIDPDSQIALINDDPIPMEVDEPIEDMADIVKPPEDWQTEIKLYISDGTVPADRWAARRLKARSARYILLDGELFRRSASGVFLTCVTRDEAERIMMEVHEGEGGNHSGGRALALKIKKDGHYWPTMMADCETFAAKCEACQRHGPMRHVPPELLNTVTAPYPFMCWAMDAIGPLPASKSKKYVLVLTVYFTKWVEAESFTRIQSLDVTNFIWKNIICRHGLPYEIVTDNGNGQAEATNKSIVDGLKKRLGRRKGAWADHLDGVRWSYRTTPRRRTGQSPFSLAYGLEALAPAEAGVLTLRRTMMVDNPKLNNEMLIDHNDLAEELRDKALVRMQHYQDAAARYYNKTVRQRRFNEGDLVLREVFENTKEVNAGKLGARWEGPYLISRAVRPGVYELVTMARERIKNSSFREXISDGQSPALNLGGLTRRLDFSDAQFEQRNPPPQTTSSIRPTNPNLRIHEISAAPVTRLANSGPCFELEEIKSQISGMNTLLHRAISTAPEIDRIVEVTRQSPFTQRIARAAIPNVKLKLPIYQGDKDPVQFMTSFMATMSKAGFTDEQTPVAVSYS
- the LOC104748944 gene encoding uncharacterized protein LOC104748944, encoding MTNNHRVEHHEPRKHHEPQDRKKGVIHAVSEVDDQEKQPSDLKELYCDFHMYPGHSTQECVHLKNYLYAKYLSGKVEATYQPKSARGGRGRRGGWRGGRSNRGCGAVGRRGYDGLPNAVQQPVNQAPVNHQEEAPQADELPGPPKRQRGQNPERVNSPPRGRITMILCPPEDCADSVRALKKRARQVCALQTAPSEPSLCKDPISFTSDDAKGIQHPHSDPLVIEVSMGDFDVERVLIDTGSTVNVLCWQTLEKMGVTPNQLKPETQTLTGYDGVAKMSMGDVKLQVRAGEVTRKTKFAVVDAPPIYNAILGVPWIYAMQAVPSTYHLCLKFPTPTGIGTLYGDQRVARACSVIEKKQRKTEAA